The genomic stretch GCCAACCTGACTCAAAACCTTggcatccatctgtctctgctccctgcaaacccagggttacaggtgtgtgccgccaTGTCCCTTTACAGGAATGCTAGGGGCCTGAGCTCATTGCAAGGGTCCTGGTGCCTGTGCAGTAAGCACctcaactgctaagccatctccccaatgAGGCCTCATGTGTCAGGTGCTGATCTGGAGCCCagcatgtagccaaggctagccatGAACTCTTGCTCTCCCTGATTACACCCCCTAACTACGAGAATTACAGGCATGCTACACCAAGACCTCCATCTTTGGACTTGAAAAAATGTTCTtgagcggggcagtggtggtaaaggtggtacctttaatcccagcacttgggagggaggcagaggcaggctgatctctgagtttgaggacagactggtctacagagcaagttccagaacagccagcactacactgaaaaaccctgactcaaaacaaataaaagttgtTGTGTCCAAATTGCTACATCGTGACTTGTGACAAGTTGTGACTTGGACAGCTCTGATAGCTAGCTGTCTTTTCCCCAGCCCTGAGCTGTTGAGTGCTGCTCCTTCTGAGGCCTCCTCACTGGACGCTTGTCCCTTGCTCTTCCTAAGCAGTGTTGCCTCTCTCAACCATAGGTGTCtctgacaccacagaggagcaccCGCCTCTGTCCTGCCTGTGCCTTGGCGAATGCCATGGCCTGGGAGTGCCCTGCCCAGCCGCTCGCATCTGCAAAGCCAGACTTCATATGGCAAGGACAGGATGCCAAGGCCCCAGCTGCTCAAGGAGGACATCAGCCTGGCCTCCCAGTCTGCACTGAGCAGCTGTCACTGGTGAGTGCTCCGGGCCCTGCTTGATTTGGGAGTCCAGACTGGGACTAGAAAGGGGCCTGAGGTACTGGGTTTGTAGAGTCAAGAGAAGGACACGGCTTCAGCCACCATGaggtgagtaagagcactgaagCCACAGCTGGTAAACTACAGTGTGGGCTGTGTTGCCTGGAGTGCCTACTGTGTGGATACAGATGCTGCCATCCAAGGCTGTCTCTTCACTGCTATGGCAGGCAGGACTAAGTTAGTACCTGAGAGATGGTATTTGCTCCCTGGCCCTTTATAGAAAAGGTTTGTCCACCCTTGTCCCAGATTTGTAGTGTAGGCACAAGGACTGGAGTGTGTTCAGGGAGCTGAGGCCCTCCTTAGTGCTAGGACTGCCTGTCACATCTTTTCTCCTTGAACTCCCCAGCAGACTTCTAATCCAGGGATGAGGCACAGGGAACTCCCTGAACCTGCTGAAGATGCTGGTAGCATCTTTAGGGCATCAGCAGATGGGAGGGATCCAAGAGCCATCAAAGCATCTTCACAGCCCAGCTGCCTTGCCCCAGCTTGTAGctgaacctgagttctctgtgGGAAGCCTTCAGTTCAGCTCTTCCCCTGTCAGGGTGTCACTCTCCTCACTACCCAtccttgctcttttcttttcaaagaacaaacatTTTGTACCCTAGAATATAAGACTCATCCAGTACAGGCCTGAGAAGTTGTCATCCTATTGGCTTGTCTGTCTCCTGcctaactctagttctaggaagAGCATGGGACAGTGCTTGTACAGTGGGGAGCAAGACACAATCAGGTTGGCTTTACCCTCATGGCTGCTTAAGTTGTGTTCTTTCCGGTCTCTGGCCCCTGGTCCTGGTCTAAGCACTGGGCCTAGGCTTACACTGCAGACCCTGCAGAGCCCTGGGCCTCTGGGGAGTCTGTTTGCTGCCTCGCAAACAAACACCTCTGACCAACACACCTTCTTTGTCCCAGATCCCTGGGCCAAGCAGAAGGCGATTGCTGACAGCCTGAAGGGCTGTGTGGCCAAGACGCTTAGAGACCAGCAGCCCTGCTTGCAGCTCACCCAGCACGATGTGGACAGCCCTGGTGCTGGTGTGGGTTTCCTCTGTGCTCGTACCTAGAAGCCATGTGACGTCTGCAGAGCCACGTAAGTGAGAAAGCTGTCTGATCACCAGGGAAGGCCCTGGGATCTGATTCCAGAAGGAAGGTATCTACAAactcctgccttcccagcacAGGACTGGGATGGGTTGCCAGTCAGAGCTGGGGTTAGAGGGTgcacaggtgggagccacagtgTGACCAGGCAGTAGAGACCTGCAGAGTGGCCTTGTCTTCTAGGGATCTCATCCTCGTCCGAGCTCATTTGTTAGCACGTCAGTATTGAGTATGCTCCTGCCCTGCCAGGCTCTGCTCATCTCCAAGAGGCTTCAGCCAAGCCTATATCTGAGCCGAGGCTGTTTAGAGTGGGAATGTCTGTgcagcctctcctctctctgagcctcaggggGGGGCGGGTAGAGGGGctgaggtttgctttgtttttgttggctAATCACATAATGTGAGCCTTCTGATCCTATTCTCTGAGAATTGAATCCAGTTACAAAGTTCTGAAGTTTCCACAGGCTATCGCCTCAGAATGGGCAAAGGGTGCCCTGGGCAGCTGTGGTTAGCTGTTGGGGGGCGGAGAAGAAGAGGCACTGGACTCATGTGTCACCTCCATCAGCACCCAGGCCTCTGGTTGGAGAATATGGTGTTGTACAGCTGCTAGCACAGGGGCCAGTGGCTAAGGTGACAGCAGGTGACTCCCGCATGTGGTTGAAAGTGTtctatctctttcttctcttcttactTTCAGGACACATAGTCACTACCAAGTGGCCTAAAGCAGTAAATCAAAGCATGCTGAGGGACATAGTTAAAAGGGCTGATACGACATTTACCGAGAGAACAGCCATAGTGCCACCTGCTTCTGTCACATTGACAACAGAGACCTGGGCAGCCACTCTGAACTCTACTAGAGTGACAGCAGAGGTGACAACACATGGAACAAACACGAGCACTCCAACAACCAGAGAGGGGACAACAGACAGGGTGACCTCCAGAACTCTGGCTGTACCTACATCCTCGGGCCCCTCATCTGCAGAGCAGACTAGACCCACCACCATTGCTGGGCTCCCCTCCCTCAGCACACCACATGCAGAAGTGCCAAGAACAAATGCCAGCGTGTCACCAAGAACAGCCATGGCAGCAACTGTGGCCCTCCACACCGCGACTCTTGCTGCAGGCACCGTAAACACAAGTGATCCTCACACAAGGACTCCGAGTCCTGCCAAAAGCACACCCACTGACACATCCAGCAGGAACCCCATACCCACCTCAGGTGCCCAAATGCAAGGTACCACCGTCCAGCTGACCACAGACCAGCCAGTGCATAGCACAGCAGGTAGATCAACACCTAGTCCTTCAAACACCACCCTGGAGCCTACCACCACCCAGTCTGTGGCTTCTGTGTCCTCTGTCGTAGTGACCACCACCCAGGTACAAACCAAGGAGCCATCTGCCAGCACAGTGCCAGCGCGTGCTACCAGCCTGAGCCCTGACGTAGATGTCACATCCCCCACCACACAGCCAAGCCCTACATTACCTACCCAGGGCACAGGTGGGCCAGGCACACTCCTGACAACAGAGCAGGTGGGGACCAAAACCACAGCTGGTACTGCCTCTGCTGGGCCAACATCCAGGAGCTCAGGGGACGTTAAGATACCAACCACAGACTTGTGCCAGCCTAGCACCCAAGGCCAGTACCTAGTCACCATTGATGCCCTGACCCCATCCTTGGTGAACAAAATGTTACTTCTGGTGGTGCTCCTTGTTGGGGTGACCCTCTTCATCGCGGTCCTGGTGATGTTTGCCCTGCAAGCCTATGAGACCTACAAGAAGAAGGACTACACGCAGGTGGATTACCTGATCAACGGCATGTATGCCGACTCGGAGATGTGAGGGCTTCTCGGGAGGCCAGCCTCTTCCATGGCCGCCTGTTTTGCCTCAGACCAAACTAAGTGCTTCCAGATCCTTTCGGTGCAATTTCAGAGCTGTGCCAGATGATAAGACATATTTAATAGCTGTCAGATCAGCTCCATGATCATGAGAGAGCCgccttttcatatttatttttctaaccgATCTCATACGCAGGAGTGGCCATGGTCGAGAGGGCCTGGCACACTTGGCCCTCGATGTATGAAACCAGAATTAAAAGCAAAGACGTCTCTCCTGTCCAGcttgtgtgggtctgtgtgtccTGCCCTTAGTCATTCCTAGTGCAGCCTTTAAGATGTCAGTCTGGTGGGGCCTGCTTTTGTAAGTATGTAGTATGACCTGAGTTCCTGGCGGGTTGCTGTGTTACGGCCACTGGCTTAGGCTCCTTCTAATGCCCAGGTTCTCAGTGGAGGCTCCAGCCAAGTCCTGAGCCATTCTTTGGTGCTGGCCATTGGCGGCCTGGCCTCTCATGGCTCAGCTTCCTAGAGTACACTCTAGCTTTGAGAGCCAAATCCAACAAGATCCATCAAACAGCTGGGTCTCCACACGTCAGAGGCAGTATTCCTGTGTATATGCCACCATCATCCTGTGAATACTTGTAGCACACTGAGCCCTCATCCCAGCAGATCATTTTAGTGACCTCTGAGGCTCAGTAGCATCTCCTTCATCCAGGGCCAGAGTCAGGAGAAAGCTTGCCTGTGTTCTGATTTGGATCTTGTTTCCGGGTagtgttggggatggaacccacACCCTTTTGTATTCTAGGTAAACCCACTTGGGCCATTATCCCAGCCCTGAGCCCTGCTTCTAGAGTCCCAGAGTCTCTAGAACCCTCCTTCATCTACCCTGTTTACCAGACTGACGGCCTTTCTCTACCCAAATGCCTAATGTAGCAATGAGCTACGGTAGCAGAGCTGTTCTCAGCTGTGTTCTAGGCCAGGTCTAGGGCTGCTATCTGGTCTAGAGCCAGCTAAGGAATGTCCTGGAGTTTGGCTTCATGTAGGAGACTATGTTTGTTCCTCCTGACAGCACGGTGGCTGGCTGGACCTGGAGAGAGGTGGTTGTGGTCATGGCTAAGGCTGGTGTCATTGGAGTCACTGTTTTCTTTGCCATGATGACCCAAATTCTTACCTCAATTCTGCCACATCCAAAAGGGAGGACAGGTGGACTGTATTACAGAACAAAGCACCCCTTAGGCCCTTTGAGACCTATACAGGGTGGGGTGAAGGGATCAGAACTGTCCACACAGCTCTTGTGCCTTCCACCCCACCTTCTCTCGGATTACAGTCAGGCCTGTCCTGCCGCCCCGCCTGCTTCCCAGAGTCAAGCTGTCTGTCCTGAGAGCAGGGCCTTCTCCCTTTCGAGTAGACACCTAACTCGAGAGTGCGTGTTCAGTCATTGCTGTTGGACCCAACCATGGCTGAGAAAGTGGCTGCTTCCAGCCTCTGGTGAACTCTGAGCCAGTTCGTCATATTGCCTACTACCTACTAGTAGGAACCGAGCTCTGGGGTAAATCTGGGTCTTTTGAGCATGCCCTCTGCTCAGCCTTAGATTGGGGCAAGCTCCCCCTCGTGGTAGCTAATGGAATCCTAAACCCTGGTCCC from Mus caroli chromosome 19, CAROLI_EIJ_v1.1, whole genome shotgun sequence encodes the following:
- the C19H11orf24 gene encoding uncharacterized protein C11orf24 homolog; translation: MWTALVLVWVSSVLVPRSHVTSAEPRHIVTTKWPKAVNQSMLRDIVKRADTTFTERTAIVPPASVTLTTETWAATLNSTRVTAEVTTHGTNTSTPTTREGTTDRVTSRTLAVPTSSGPSSAEQTRPTTIAGLPSLSTPHAEVPRTNASVSPRTAMAATVALHTATLAAGTVNTSDPHTRTPSPAKSTPTDTSSRNPIPTSGAQMQGTTVQLTTDQPVHSTAGRSTPSPSNTTLEPTTTQSVASVSSVVVTTTQVQTKEPSASTVPARATSLSPDVDVTSPTTQPSPTLPTQGTGGPGTLLTTEQVGTKTTAGTASAGPTSRSSGDVKIPTTDLCQPSTQGQYLVTIDALTPSLVNKMLLLVVLLVGVTLFIAVLVMFALQAYETYKKKDYTQVDYLINGMYADSEM